The Cololabis saira isolate AMF1-May2022 chromosome 20, fColSai1.1, whole genome shotgun sequence genome includes a window with the following:
- the LOC133420479 gene encoding uncharacterized protein LOC133420479, protein MLLRDLSLEIEKLQGPAALPPHADKMKEILIKTKNQVNRSGPRVDVTFVPGSTANTLAKVRLVGYTEHVNKLRDVLRDFLQNQVPAEDVLNLPHPDLVDCFDQVFELLHLTQTKATLKASHSPRPCVVVSGPLCLVQETHEALKSALAGLTSGTLVLDGPGALRYFQGDGKVSKELVESSCQVLIRQASGKKTAPQLQVSLPLRTSPTAC, encoded by the exons ATGCTGTTGAGAGATCTGAGTCTGGAGATTGAGAAGCTTCAAGGCCCTGCAGCTTTACCTCCACATGCAGACAAGATGAAAGAAATCCTCATCAAAACCAAAAACCAGGTAAACCGCAGCGGGCCCAGAGTGGACGTCACCTTCGTTCCTGGATCGACGGCAAACACATTGGCTAAAGTACGGCTGGTGGGCTACACGGAGCATGTCAACAAGCTCAGGGATGTTCTTCGTGACTTTCTGCAGAATCAGGTTCCAGCTGAAGACGTGTTAAACCTACCACATCCTGACCTGGTTGACTGTTTTGACCAAGTTTTCGAGCTGCTTCACCTGACGCAGACAAAAGCAACATTAAAGGCTTCACATTCTCCACGTCCATGTGTGGTTGTGTCTGGTCCCCTTTGTCTGGTCCAGGAGACCCATGAGGCCCTTAAGTCTGCTCTAGCCGGCCTGACCTCAGGAACGTTGGTTCTAGACGGACCGGGGGCTCTGCGCTACTTCCAGGGAGATGGTAAAGTGAGCAAAGAGCTGGTCGAGAGTTCCTGTCAAGTTCTTATCAGGCAAG CATCAGGAAAGAAAACGGCCCCTCAGCTGCAGGTTAGTTTACCTCTCCGTACCAGTCCCACCG CATGTTAA
- the LOC133420676 gene encoding protein mono-ADP-ribosyltransferase PARP15-like produces the protein MKNLYEAHCSTKTFTKDDLADLTQGDMKDLKKLAETEGLYVQENPLSHGGLLVSGLKAGVNQVEQMLHSITPLRREMRFKEEENLYPRVAWCILGRSGKWKRLPKTANYNLEKRNIAKGIVDAQGNMWSVNLLRMEATCHRLTKLKRLENLEDFTFPLYWDAMTPAEDLKQVLVDPSSAEYRTVLEAFRKTVTKTVVKIERLQNVHLRRVYELQKKHMSEKNKPEGGAGERLLYHGTSQDTYNSIKTKGFNRSFSGKNATVYGLGTYFAVNASSSAHRSYSMTANDGTQAMFVARVLTGVYTPGTSNMRVPPPRNVQQPDDRYDSLVDRMENPSLFVVFHDDQAYPDYLITFC, from the exons ATGAAGAATCTGTACGAGGCTCACTGCTCCACAAAAACCTTCACAAAGGACGACCTGGCAGATCTCACGCAGGGTGATATGAAGGACTTGAAGAAGCTTGCAGAGACAGAGGGTCTGTACGTGCAGGAGAACCCGCTCAGCCACGGTGGCCTGCTGGTGAGTGGACTAAAAGCTGGGGTCAACCAGGTGGAGCAGATGCTCCACAGTATCACTCCCCTTAGGAGAGAGATGAGGTTCAAGGAAGAGGAAAATCTCTACCCTCGAGTGGCCTGGTGTATCCTGGGACGTAGCGGCAAGTGGAAAAGACTTCCCAAAACAGCCAATTATAATCTGGAAAAACGTAATATCGCAAAAGGCATTGTGGACGCGCAGGGTAACATGTGGAGTGTAAATTTACTGAGAATGGAGGCCACATGTCACAGACTGACAAAGCTGAAACGGCTTGAAAATCTGGAAG ACTTCACTTTCCCTCTGTACTGGGACGCTATGACCCCTGCTGAAGATCTGAAACAGGTTTTGGTGGACCCCTCCTCTGCAGAGTACCGCACTGTACTAGAGGCCTTCAGGAAAACAGTTACTAAGACTGTTGTGAAG atTGAGCGCTTGCAGAATGTTCATCTACGTCGTGTGTATGAACTGCAGAAAAAGCACATGTCTGAAAAGAACAAGCCAGAAGGGGGTGCAGGTGAAAGGCTTCTTTATCACGGGACGAGTCAGGACACCTACAATTCAATCAAAACAAAAGGCTTCAACAGGAGTTTCTCTGGCAAAAATG CAACCGTCTATGGTCTTGGAACCTACTTTGCTGTAAACGCCAGCTCCTCAGCTCATCGCAGCTACTCCATGACAGCTAATGATGGCACTCAAGCTATGTTTGTGGCTCGAGTTCTCACTGGCGTCTACACTCCGGGCACCAGCAACATGAGGGTGCCTCCGCCTCGCAACGTCCAGCAGCCTGACGATCGCTATGACAGCCTGGTGGATAGAATGGAGAACCCCAGCTTGTTCGTCGTGTTCCACGATGACCAAGCCTACCCAGATTACCTCATTACATTTTGTTAA